From Paraburkholderia sprentiae WSM5005:
GTCTGCTCGGACGCCTGAGCGTGCTGCCGGGCCTCGACGACGGGCTCGCTGAGCGCGAGCTCGGCTACCGCCATCACGATCTGCAAACGAGTTTCGAACCGCTCGCGGCGCTGCTGCGCGAGGCGCTCGCGCGCGTGATCGAGACGCCGGTGGTGCCGCTGCGTTTCGAGGACCGGGGCGACCAGGTGCACGTTTGCATCGTCGACAGGCAGTGGAAGCTGAAGAAACTGGTGTTCGTGTTTTCGGCCGCGATGCCAGCAGACAAACTACGCCAGTTGCTGCCACAGCAGGCCAAGCTGGGCGCCGTCGAGCAGATCCAGAAGCTCGTCGATCTGCAACTGCCGGGCGCGCGCCTGATCGCGCTGGCCAATCCGCCGCGCCAGATTCCGTACTACGCCCAGAGCACGTACTTCGAGGTGGAGTCGACCGATCCGTTCTGGACGCAGACCCTCGCCGGCTCGGCGATGGCACTGCGCATCGTCGGCGACTTTCCCGAACTGCGCTTCGAAGCGTGGGGGCTCAGAGATGACAAGGTGGCCTGAAGCACGACCCGAGACGCAATCCGCCATGAGCCTGCTAAGAAACCTATCCACCGCGTTACGCCGCGTTCCCTCGGCCGATCAGCTCGACCTCGCGAGCGCGAGCCCGCCGCTTGCGACGCGGCTTCCGACGCCGGCATCGAGCTCCGCGGATGCGTTGCCGCGCGTCGATGAAGCGCCTCGCCACTCGGCCGTGTTGCAATTGCCGGTGGCGGGCGGCACGGCCAAGGCGGACACCCGCCAGGGCTCGGCGCCGGTGCTGGTCCATGGAGCGCGCGGCGAGCAGCCGGCGATCAACAAAGCGGGGCAGCAGCAGGCGACCTGGAGCAACCCGTTCGTGTCGCATGCGCTGCCCGCGATGCTGCAATTGCAGCGCTATCGCGCGACGGCGCCGCTCAGCCAGAGCGCGATCCGTACGCAGCTCGGGCTCGAAGTGCGGCTCTATCGCGAGCGGCTCGCGGGCTCCGGCTGCGAATGGGAGCAGACGCGCGACGCGTCCTATCTGCTGTGCACGTTTCTCGACGAGGCCGTCAATGATCTGGCGCGCGAGCAGTCGCAGACCGTGTATGACGGCGAACGCAGTCTTCTCGTCGAATTTCACGACGACGCATGGGGTGGCGAGGACGCGTTCGCCGATCTGTCGCGTTGGATGAAGGCCGCCGAACCCCCTGTCGCGCTACTGTCGTTTTACGAACTGATCCTGTCTTTCGGCTGGCGCGGACGCTACCGCGTGCTCGATCGCGGCGACGTGCTGCTGCAGGATCTGCGCTCGCAATTGCACGCGCTGGTCTGGCATCACGCGCAGCCGGGCCCGCTCGGCACGGAACTGTTCGAGCCGCCGAAGCGGCGGCGCTCGTGGTGGAACCCGACGCGCGCGGCGGCCGTCTCGCTCGGTGCGCTCGCGCTTGCGTACGGCGCGATCAGCGTCGGGCTGGATTCGCAGGGGCGGCCGATCCGCCACGCCCTCGCCGCGTGGATGCCGCCGACGCGGACGATCAATCTCGCCGAGACGCTGCCGCCGCCGTTGCCGCAGCTGCTGACGGAAGGGTGGCTCACCGCGTACAAGCATCCGCAAGGGTGGCTGCTCGTGTTCAGGAGCGATGGCGCGTTCGAAGCCGGCAAGGCCGGCGTGCGGCCGGACTTCATCAACAACATCGAGCGGCTCGGACTCGCATTCGCGCCGTGGCCGGGCGATCTCGAAGTGATCGGTCATACCGACCCGCAGCCGATCCACACGGGCGAGTTCCCGGACAACCAGGCGCTCTCGGAGGCGCGGGCGCGCACGGTCGCCGACGAGCTGCGCAAGACCGCGTTGCCGGGCGGCTCGCACGCGCCGCAGAACGCGGTGCAGCGGAACGTCCAATACTCGGGACGCGGCGACAGCCAGCCGATCGACCCCGCACACACTCCCGCCGCGTACGAGCGCAACCGCCGCGTCGACGTGCTGTGGAAGGTGATTCCCGATGGCGGCGCGCGGCGCGATAGCGACGTCGAGCTGCTGCGGCCGGTGTCGCCCGCCGACTCGGCGGCGCGCCCGGCGATGCCGGAAGGCGTCGTCATCTCGCCTGAACCGCAATCGCCGTATGCCACGACCGAGGGCCGTCAGCCATGATCCGCACGAGCTTGAGAATCTCCGTGGCGATCCTCGTCGCGCTTCTGATCTGGTGGATCGGGCCGCTGTTCGCGTTTGGCATCTATCATCCGCTCGGCTCCGTGTGGGTGCGCGAGGTGCTGGTCGCGCTCGTGCTGTCGTGGGGCTGTTGGCCGACTCTGGCGCGCCTATGGGCGCGGCTCGCGATGAGTCCGCGGCAGATCAGGGTCGCGCCGCAGGCCAGGCAGCTCGACTTCGTCGACAGATACTTGCGCGAACTCGACCGGCAACTGAAGGCGTGCTGGCGCAAGGAGCCGGGGAGCCGCTGGCAGCGCTGGAGCGGCGCGCTCACACGTGCCTATCGCACAAGGCTGCCGTTGTATCTCGTACTCGGCGCGCAAGGCAGCGGCAAGACCAGCCTCGTTGCGAAGGCGGCCGGTTGGTCCGGCGCACGCTACGACGGGGTATCGGGGACGGACGCGACGTATGCGCGCGGCGACGACTTCAACTGCCGGGTCACGCGCGACGCGGTGTGGATCGATATCGGCGGTCGCTGGAGTCTGCGCCCCGACGCCGGCGAGGCCGAGCTGGGCGCGTGGCGCAAGCTGCTGCGCGGGATCCGGCGATTGCGCAAGCACACGCCGGTGAGCGGCGTCGTGCTGTGCGTCGACAGCGCCGGGATGGTCGACGCGTCGATCGACACGCGCAAGGGGCTCGCCGACGCGGTGCGCGCGCGGCTCGAAGACGTGCGCGATGCATTCGGCCAGCAGGCGCCGGTGTATGTCGCGCTGAACGGGGTCGACCGGCTCGACGGGGCGGTGTCGATGCTGTCGCTGCTCGATGCATCGAAATGGGCGAACGGCATGGGCTTCGCACTGCCCGACGACGACGCGCAAGCCGATGCGTCGCGCGCCGACTCGGTCTGGCAACAGGCGTTGCTCGGCTTGCAGCAGCGGGTGCAGCAGCAGGTGCTGTACTCGGCGCCCGCCGCCGTCGACGTGTCGACGAACCATGCGCAACTGCGCTTCGTCGAGACGCTAAGCCGCCTGCACAAGGCGCTCGTCGCGTGGCTGCACGTCGCACTCGCGCCGGGCGACGAGCAGGCGGCCGCGCGGCTGCGCGGCGTCTGGCTGGGCTCGATGGCCGAGTTCGCCGCGGCGCAGCCGGCCGCGGCGGAGTTTGGCGCGTCGCAGCCGCCGGCGGCTGCGCGGCTGAACGAGCTGTGGACGCCGCTCATCCGCCAGCTGGGACTGGAACGCGACGCGGCCCGCCCGAGCGGCTCGCGGACGTGGCGTGGCCGCCTCGGCGCCGCGCTGCGCTGGGGCGCGGTGCCGCTCGTCGCGCTGGCTTTGCTCGCGTGGTTCGGCTGGGGCTATGTGGCCGAGCGCGATTACCTCGACGGCGTGGGGGCGCAATTTGCCGAGGCGAAGCGGCTTGCGCAGGCGCAGGTGTCGTACGGCGCGGACGGCGGCTCCTCGCTCATCGAGATCGCAAGCCAGATGCGCTATGCGCAACTACAGGCCGAAGGCGCCGCGCAGGGTGTGACGACGCCTTACTTCGAGCATGGGCTCGTTGCCGAGGCGGCACGCGCGACCTATTACCGGCATCTGCGCAAGATGCTGATGCCCGAGTTGTACAACGAGGTGCGGCGCACGCTGGTGTCGCAGCTCGACAGCGGCGCGGGCGACATCTACCAGACGCTGAAGGTCTACCTGATGCTTTGCCGTCCGTCTCGCCGCTCGGCCGACGAGGTCGTCCGCTGGCTCGATGGCCGCTGGGACGCGTTATCGGGCGGCCAGTATCCGGACGACGAGCGCCGCGCGCTGCTCGCGCACGTCCGCACGCTGATCTCGCTGCCGGATCTTCCGGCGACGCCGGAAGACCAGAATCTCGTGCGCTCGGCGCGCGCGAAGGCCGCGCAGATTCCGCTCGTCACGCGCGTGTTGCGGCACGTCCGCTCGCAGGGGTTGCCTGCGCAGGTCAACGACATTTCGCTGTCGCGCGCCGCCGGCTTCGAAGCGGCGATGAGTCTGCGCATGCGCAGCAACATGTCGGCTACCGACACCGCGGTGTCCGGCTGGTTCACGCGGGCCGGCTATACCGACGTGTTCATGCCGCGATTGCTCAAGAGCGCGCGCGCGATGCTCGAAGAGGACAGTTGGGTGTTGCGCGACGAGACGCTCGCAGGCAACAGCTTCGAGATCGACGGGCTCGTGCAGAAGCTCGCCGATTCCGCGCGCGATCAGTTCCTGCAGGACTACATCGCCGCGTGGCAGAACTTCCTGAACGACGTGACGGTGCGCGGCGTGACAGGTCTCGACGATGCGTCGCAGCTGGCCGCCGCGATGATGGAGGCGCAATCGCCGCTTGCGAGTCTGGTGCGCTTCGCGGGGCGCGAGACGACGCTGACCGGTGCCGGTGACGAGGGCAACATCGATAGCTGGGTCGACCGTCAGAAATATCGCTTCGAGCAGGGGCGCCGCCAGATCGTCGGCGAACTGAACGGTCAGCACTACCGGACTGTGCTGCTGCCCGAGCACGTCGTCGAGGAGCACTTCCAGGCGATTCGTCAGCTCGCCGCGGAGTTGAATCGCAACGGCACGGTCGCAAGCAATCCGCTGTCGCGACTGTTCGAGCCGGTCTACCGGCAGCTCGGGCTCGTCAACGGCGCGCTGCTGGCGGGGCAGGTGCTGCCCGCGCAGTACGATGCATTCGCGCAGTTGAAGGAGACGGCCGCGCGTCAGCCGGAACCCGTGCGCGGGATCATGCTCGACCTCGTGAGCAGCGGCACGACGATGTCGACGCGCGAAACGGGCGCGCTCCTCAGTCGCGGCGCGGCAGGCGCGACGAAGACAGTCTGCGATCAGGGCTTCACGAGCCGCTATCCGTTCCGTCGCGGCGCGCAGGGGGATGCGGGTGTCGAGGATTTCGAACGGC
This genomic window contains:
- the icmH gene encoding type IVB secretion system protein IcmH/DotU; amino-acid sequence: MSLLRNLSTALRRVPSADQLDLASASPPLATRLPTPASSSADALPRVDEAPRHSAVLQLPVAGGTAKADTRQGSAPVLVHGARGEQPAINKAGQQQATWSNPFVSHALPAMLQLQRYRATAPLSQSAIRTQLGLEVRLYRERLAGSGCEWEQTRDASYLLCTFLDEAVNDLAREQSQTVYDGERSLLVEFHDDAWGGEDAFADLSRWMKAAEPPVALLSFYELILSFGWRGRYRVLDRGDVLLQDLRSQLHALVWHHAQPGPLGTELFEPPKRRRSWWNPTRAAAVSLGALALAYGAISVGLDSQGRPIRHALAAWMPPTRTINLAETLPPPLPQLLTEGWLTAYKHPQGWLLVFRSDGAFEAGKAGVRPDFINNIERLGLAFAPWPGDLEVIGHTDPQPIHTGEFPDNQALSEARARTVADELRKTALPGGSHAPQNAVQRNVQYSGRGDSQPIDPAHTPAAYERNRRVDVLWKVIPDGGARRDSDVELLRPVSPADSAARPAMPEGVVISPEPQSPYATTEGRQP
- the tssM gene encoding type VI secretion system membrane subunit TssM, with amino-acid sequence MIRTSLRISVAILVALLIWWIGPLFAFGIYHPLGSVWVREVLVALVLSWGCWPTLARLWARLAMSPRQIRVAPQARQLDFVDRYLRELDRQLKACWRKEPGSRWQRWSGALTRAYRTRLPLYLVLGAQGSGKTSLVAKAAGWSGARYDGVSGTDATYARGDDFNCRVTRDAVWIDIGGRWSLRPDAGEAELGAWRKLLRGIRRLRKHTPVSGVVLCVDSAGMVDASIDTRKGLADAVRARLEDVRDAFGQQAPVYVALNGVDRLDGAVSMLSLLDASKWANGMGFALPDDDAQADASRADSVWQQALLGLQQRVQQQVLYSAPAAVDVSTNHAQLRFVETLSRLHKALVAWLHVALAPGDEQAAARLRGVWLGSMAEFAAAQPAAAEFGASQPPAAARLNELWTPLIRQLGLERDAARPSGSRTWRGRLGAALRWGAVPLVALALLAWFGWGYVAERDYLDGVGAQFAEAKRLAQAQVSYGADGGSSLIEIASQMRYAQLQAEGAAQGVTTPYFEHGLVAEAARATYYRHLRKMLMPELYNEVRRTLVSQLDSGAGDIYQTLKVYLMLCRPSRRSADEVVRWLDGRWDALSGGQYPDDERRALLAHVRTLISLPDLPATPEDQNLVRSARAKAAQIPLVTRVLRHVRSQGLPAQVNDISLSRAAGFEAAMSLRMRSNMSATDTAVSGWFTRAGYTDVFMPRLLKSARAMLEEDSWVLRDETLAGNSFEIDGLVQKLADSARDQFLQDYIAAWQNFLNDVTVRGVTGLDDASQLAAAMMEAQSPLASLVRFAGRETTLTGAGDEGNIDSWVDRQKYRFEQGRRQIVGELNGQHYRTVLLPEHVVEEHFQAIRQLAAELNRNGTVASNPLSRLFEPVYRQLGLVNGALLAGQVLPAQYDAFAQLKETAARQPEPVRGIMLDLVSSGTTMSTRETGALLSRGAAGATKTVCDQGFTSRYPFRRGAQGDAGVEDFERLFGAQGLMATYFRDHLAAYVDTSTKPWQALRSNGGPSGMVSQPVLDSYESAERIRGAALDESGHLRISTVLRFIDMDSQLSDAQLSVAGQTLRFAHGVTSPHRIDWSGQNTPLAIRLQVKSVDGRMTTLQFDGPWALFRFFDAGQAAGGAGTADRRERLYHTSLGTVRIEWQALTLPSPLWSGILQSFRCPS